The Gammaproteobacteria bacterium genome has a window encoding:
- a CDS encoding DUF2384 domain-containing protein — MIPHTHFVPSIDIQLKKTATPFGRSLGLHINNRATMINKVREGLDVSVVIHLSKTMGLTEQAVAKLALITTRTLTRRKTEGKLRTDESDRLARIAMVFDEAVDMLGGDKTKASHWFTTPKKALGGASPADYVDTEMGVQEVRNLIARIRHGVFS, encoded by the coding sequence ATGATTCCACACACACATTTTGTTCCCTCAATAGATATTCAGCTAAAAAAAACTGCGACACCTTTCGGGCGAAGTTTGGGGTTGCATATCAACAACCGGGCGACAATGATCAACAAGGTCAGGGAAGGGCTTGATGTCAGTGTCGTTATCCACTTATCTAAAACCATGGGGCTGACAGAACAAGCGGTCGCAAAGCTCGCTCTCATTACCACTCGAACACTCACAAGGCGCAAAACCGAAGGCAAACTGCGTACCGATGAATCGGATCGTTTAGCACGTATTGCTATGGTTTTTGATGAAGCAGTGGATATGCTGGGGGGAGATAAAACCAAAGCATCGCACTGGTTTACTACACCAAAGAAAGCATTGGGCGGCGCTTCGCCTGCCGATTATGTGGATACGGAAATGGGGGTGCAAGAAGTCAGAAACTTGATTGCTCGTATTCGGCATGGTGTATTTTCTTAG
- a CDS encoding RecQ family ATP-dependent DNA helicase, protein MKNNPSIDESLQQHFGFDHFNEGQREVIEYLMQGHSALAVFPTGGGKSLCYQLPALLLPGLTLVVSPLIALMKDQIDALVKRGIAAARLDSSLSATEYHEVLNQARSGTLRLLYVAPERFNNERFRATIERLPIALLAIDEAHCISEWGHNFRPDYLKLPEFSKRCGAKRVLTLTATATPTVQEDIRRAFDIAPKHAVCTGFYRPNLTVLTTTATHENRDQQLLTHLQDQPNGSTIVYVTLQHTAEEIAAHLAQAGFPARAYHAGMKSEQRSNTQDWFMNSDDGIVVATIAFGMGVDKSNIRYVYHYNLPKSLENFAQEIGRAGRDGLPSICETFVCANDLNVLENFIYGDTPSLVSLKSLVTELFSHEDEFSVSQYTLSSAHDIRPLVLRTLLTYLELDGYLKGGTPFYSTYQFKPLQSSHEILNRFEGERREFIASIFRQAQKAKIWFNIDLEQTAEAINTTRDRIIRALDYLSEKNLLEVKVSGLRNRYQRIKSPETTDALATDLHQRALQRENSEIKRLQQVLELTHHQSCQVNFLATHFGDQRDQPCGHCSWCLEGKTAEDIQHPAVAIDEGVWQQALDLQADTALLHDSHTLARFLCGITSPKLSRAKLTKSPLFGALSHVPFQQLLAHAVA, encoded by the coding sequence ATGAAAAACAACCCTTCCATTGATGAATCATTACAGCAACACTTTGGCTTCGATCACTTTAATGAAGGCCAACGTGAGGTCATTGAATATTTAATGCAAGGGCATTCTGCCTTGGCTGTATTTCCCACGGGCGGTGGAAAATCCTTATGTTATCAACTGCCCGCACTGCTGCTGCCGGGGCTTACACTGGTGGTATCTCCTCTGATCGCTTTGATGAAAGATCAGATTGATGCTTTGGTTAAACGCGGTATTGCCGCCGCTCGTCTTGATTCCAGCTTGAGTGCCACTGAATATCATGAGGTGCTTAATCAAGCGCGCTCGGGAACATTACGCCTGCTTTATGTCGCACCGGAGCGTTTTAATAATGAGCGTTTTCGTGCCACCATTGAGCGACTGCCTATTGCACTATTGGCCATTGATGAGGCGCATTGTATTTCTGAGTGGGGACATAATTTCCGGCCGGATTACCTGAAGTTACCCGAATTTTCCAAACGCTGTGGCGCTAAACGTGTGCTCACTTTAACCGCGACGGCCACACCTACCGTTCAAGAAGATATCCGCCGTGCTTTTGATATCGCCCCAAAACATGCCGTGTGCACCGGTTTTTATCGCCCGAATTTGACCGTGCTCACCACCACAGCCACTCATGAAAACCGAGATCAGCAGCTATTAACCCATCTACAGGATCAGCCTAACGGCTCCACCATTGTGTATGTCACCTTGCAGCATACCGCTGAAGAAATTGCAGCACATCTTGCTCAAGCTGGCTTTCCTGCTCGTGCGTATCACGCGGGTATGAAAAGTGAACAGCGCAGCAATACACAAGATTGGTTCATGAACTCTGATGATGGCATCGTCGTCGCCACCATCGCTTTTGGTATGGGCGTGGACAAATCAAATATTCGCTACGTTTATCACTATAACCTGCCCAAAAGCCTCGAAAACTTCGCTCAGGAGATTGGCCGTGCGGGTCGTGATGGGCTGCCTTCCATCTGTGAAACTTTCGTTTGTGCAAATGATTTGAATGTTCTTGAAAATTTTATCTACGGCGATACGCCTTCTCTAGTATCACTCAAGAGCCTGGTGACTGAGCTATTTTCTCATGAAGATGAGTTCAGCGTCAGCCAATATACGCTCTCATCGGCACATGATATTCGTCCGCTGGTTTTGCGTACTCTGCTCACTTATCTGGAGCTGGATGGTTACCTGAAAGGTGGAACGCCCTTCTATTCCACGTATCAATTTAAACCTTTGCAAAGTTCACACGAGATTCTTAACCGCTTTGAAGGTGAACGCCGTGAGTTTATTGCGAGTATTTTCAGGCAGGCACAAAAAGCAAAAATCTGGTTCAATATTGATCTTGAACAAACGGCTGAAGCCATCAATACAACGCGAGATCGTATCATTCGTGCATTGGATTATTTAAGTGAGAAAAACCTTCTGGAAGTCAAAGTATCGGGGCTTCGTAATCGTTATCAGCGGATTAAAAGCCCAGAGACGACCGATGCTCTGGCAACAGACCTGCACCAACGCGCCTTGCAGCGTGAAAATAGTGAAATTAAACGTTTGCAACAAGTGCTTGAGTTGACTCACCATCAAAGCTGCCAGGTCAATTTTCTGGCAACTCACTTTGGTGATCAGAGGGATCAACCTTGCGGTCATTGCTCTTGGTGTCTGGAAGGTAAAACAGCCGAAGATATCCAGCATCCAGCCGTTGCCATTGATGAAGGAGTCTGGCAACAAGCATTAGATTTACAGGCTGACACAGCTCTGCTGCATGATTCACATACTTTAGCCCGATTTTTATGTGGCATCACTTCACCCAAGCTCAGCCGAGCCAAGCTCACAAAAAGCCCCCTGTTTGGTGCGCTGTCACATGTCCCTTTTCAGCAACTATTGGCTCATGCGGTTGCTTGA
- a CDS encoding DNA ligase, translating to MLRQARLLILISFILVFCNFKTVFADIEPPKLPLAHTYKQGVDLKEYWLSEKLDGVRAYWDGKQLRSKKGNIYHAPSWFIAGFPKQPLDGELWVSRNSFEQLMSIVRDDQPSDDWRKVRYMVFDLPLKNVTFTNRINKLKALFSKIDSSYLQLVEHSRISSHEVLMKKLDGVVKAGGEGLMLHKGDSYYLAGRSHDLLKVKSFQNAEARVIAHLPGKGKYTGMLGALLVETKDNKRFRLGTGLTDQQRREAPPIGSMVTYKYYGKTAKGLPRFASFLRIRSLSSDEKQPFH from the coding sequence ATGTTACGACAGGCTCGATTATTAATACTCATCAGCTTCATACTGGTTTTTTGTAATTTTAAAACAGTTTTTGCTGATATAGAGCCGCCTAAACTTCCTCTGGCACATACCTATAAACAAGGCGTGGATTTAAAAGAGTACTGGTTGAGTGAAAAGCTTGATGGTGTACGCGCCTACTGGGATGGCAAGCAACTGAGATCTAAAAAAGGCAATATCTACCATGCACCGAGTTGGTTTATTGCGGGTTTTCCAAAACAACCGCTGGATGGCGAATTGTGGGTTTCACGTAACAGCTTTGAGCAATTAATGAGTATCGTTCGTGACGATCAACCCAGCGACGATTGGCGTAAAGTGCGTTACATGGTGTTTGATCTACCACTGAAAAACGTCACCTTCACTAATCGTATCAACAAACTGAAAGCCTTGTTTTCAAAAATAGACTCCTCTTATCTTCAATTAGTCGAACACTCTCGAATTTCCAGCCATGAAGTTTTAATGAAAAAGCTAGATGGAGTGGTGAAAGCCGGAGGAGAAGGGTTAATGCTGCATAAAGGAGATTCTTATTACCTGGCAGGTCGCAGCCATGATTTATTGAAAGTAAAATCCTTTCAGAATGCAGAGGCACGCGTGATTGCTCATCTGCCGGGCAAGGGGAAGTACACAGGAATGCTCGGTGCATTGCTGGTTGAAACAAAAGACAACAAACGCTTTCGCCTCGGCACAGGGCTTACAGATCAACAACGTAGAGAAGCGCCACCTATTGGCTCAATGGTCACCTACAAGTATTATGGTAAAACAGCGAAGGGACTGCCGCGATTTGCCAGCTTTTTACGTATCAGGAGTTTATCGAGCGATGAAAAACAACCCTTCCATTGA
- the cbiM gene encoding cobalt transporter CbiM, producing the protein MHISDGILSAPVLAAGFVGTAALAYLTMRNMDMDDVPKISVITAVFFIASLIHVPIGPSSIHLILNGLVGVVLGWRAFPAIMLGIILQTILFGHGGVTVIGVNTLMLGGGALIAYIVWQQRHRFSFKNKDILFGGLAGGVATISSGIILAIALLTTGEEFVVTAGLALGAHVPVMILEAIVTGFCVAFILKAKPDLLAGQIVQKRTTSPVNATADS; encoded by the coding sequence ATGCACATTTCAGACGGCATTCTTTCCGCTCCCGTTCTAGCGGCTGGCTTTGTTGGCACCGCAGCACTAGCGTATCTGACCATGCGCAACATGGATATGGATGACGTGCCTAAAATATCAGTCATCACCGCTGTTTTTTTTATCGCGTCACTGATTCATGTGCCCATAGGGCCTAGCAGTATTCATTTAATCTTGAATGGTCTCGTGGGCGTTGTTCTTGGATGGCGTGCATTTCCGGCCATCATGCTGGGCATTATTTTACAAACCATTCTTTTTGGTCATGGTGGTGTCACCGTCATCGGCGTGAACACATTAATGCTCGGTGGTGGCGCATTGATTGCTTATATTGTCTGGCAACAGCGGCATCGTTTCTCATTTAAAAATAAAGATATTTTATTCGGCGGACTCGCCGGAGGAGTGGCCACAATTTCATCTGGAATCATACTTGCGATCGCACTGCTCACGACTGGTGAAGAGTTCGTCGTCACCGCAGGGCTTGCACTGGGAGCTCACGTTCCTGTCATGATTCTTGAAGCGATTGTGACGGGATTTTGCGTTGCTTTTATATTGAAAGCCAAACCTGACTTACTTGCGGGACAAATCGTGCAAAAACGAACCACTTCACCGGTTAACGCAACGGCTGATTCATAA
- the cbiQ gene encoding cobalt ECF transporter T component CbiQ has protein sequence MPLDIDRFAHIDSPLQRWDPRLKIASLGVLIFGIALLKTLPLAVIALGLASVLLWSSALPYHFISNGIKWIIFFLLPFFLILPFSYPGEAAFHVIGLPFAWEGLRLASLIFIKALAIVMCTFSIFGTSRFDISMIALQHLKCPKIITQMLLFTYRYTFVFLEEMRRMQLAMQARGFVMKTNIYTLKVIGNFIGTLLIRSFERTERVYKAMLSKGYQGEFHSLVKFQAIRKDYIKAAAALSITLILVIGDFSGLFTPALQGWL, from the coding sequence GTGCCGCTCGATATTGATCGCTTTGCGCATATAGACTCCCCGTTACAACGGTGGGATCCTCGCTTGAAAATAGCCTCCCTTGGGGTTTTAATTTTTGGCATCGCCTTGTTAAAAACACTGCCTCTGGCAGTGATTGCGCTCGGCCTTGCCAGTGTGTTGCTTTGGTCTTCTGCGCTGCCTTATCACTTTATTTCAAATGGCATTAAATGGATTATTTTCTTTTTACTGCCCTTTTTTTTGATTTTACCTTTCAGTTATCCGGGTGAAGCTGCTTTTCATGTAATCGGCCTGCCTTTTGCTTGGGAAGGGTTGCGCCTTGCCTCACTTATTTTCATCAAGGCACTGGCCATTGTCATGTGTACTTTTTCTATTTTTGGAACCTCGCGCTTTGATATTTCGATGATTGCATTGCAGCATTTGAAATGCCCTAAAATTATCACCCAGATGCTACTTTTTACTTATCGCTATACCTTTGTTTTTCTCGAAGAGATGCGCCGCATGCAGCTTGCGATGCAAGCACGAGGTTTTGTGATGAAAACGAATATTTATACCTTAAAAGTGATCGGTAACTTTATTGGCACACTACTCATACGCAGTTTTGAACGCACCGAACGTGTTTATAAAGCCATGCTATCCAAAGGCTATCAAGGTGAATTTCATTCTTTAGTCAAATTTCAGGCGATACGTAAAGATTACATTAAAGCCGCAGCCGCACTCAGTATCACCCTGATTCTTGTGATAGGTGATTTTTCAGGTCTTTTTACACCCGCCCTTCAGGGCTGGCTTTAA
- a CDS encoding histidine phosphatase family protein — translation MRETEDSTQLLFVRHGTPDFPGKRIYCDGKEDPALNEKGLKEAQATAQLLKGCDASALYSSPLKRSQMTAAEIAKKTGLAIITHEKLKERNFGIWEGLYFDEIENNFPEDYKRWKQSPACFNPKGGESIHDMNHRIQQAINEIITENYGKKVIVACHVGPIRVALTQAMKMPVEHYRQLRIDCASISRIDYGATQNNFIYMNVTAEIEL, via the coding sequence ATGCGTGAAACAGAAGATTCAACCCAGCTACTCTTTGTTCGACACGGTACGCCTGACTTCCCTGGAAAACGTATTTACTGTGATGGTAAAGAAGATCCCGCTCTAAATGAAAAAGGGTTGAAGGAAGCACAGGCTACGGCGCAACTTCTAAAAGGCTGCGATGCCTCCGCCCTCTATTCCAGCCCACTCAAGCGCAGCCAAATGACGGCCGCTGAAATTGCAAAAAAAACGGGGCTGGCCATCATCACGCATGAAAAATTGAAAGAGCGAAATTTTGGCATTTGGGAAGGGCTCTATTTTGATGAAATCGAGAATAATTTTCCCGAAGATTACAAACGCTGGAAACAAAGCCCTGCTTGTTTCAATCCAAAAGGCGGTGAATCCATTCATGATATGAATCATCGTATCCAACAAGCAATAAATGAAATAATTACTGAAAATTATGGCAAAAAAGTCATTGTCGCCTGCCATGTTGGCCCCATTCGAGTTGCACTCACCCAAGCCATGAAGATGCCTGTTGAACACTATCGACAACTGCGCATTGACTGTGCCTCTATCAGCCGCATTGATTACGGAGCAACACAAAATAATTTTATCTATATGAATGTCACAGCGGAAATAGAATTATAA
- a CDS encoding DUF3047 domain-containing protein, which translates to MIHTQIFISSITVLLVTLTSSLQAETIRIGDFSQGDLSGWEEKSFAGNTRYQIADTTKGKVLRASSQGSASGLFKKVTIDLTKTPYLYWSWQIDNIFSGNNEQTKNGDDYPARVYIVVSGGLFFWRTRAINYVWSSNQTVGTSWPNAFTDNALMLAVRSGKDDDVGRWVQERRNVREDLRRLLGKEVTQIDAVAVMTDSDNTQQSVSAAYGDIYFSSE; encoded by the coding sequence ATGATACATACTCAAATTTTCATATCCTCCATCACTGTATTGCTGGTCACACTGACATCTTCACTACAGGCCGAAACAATCCGTATCGGCGACTTCAGTCAAGGTGATCTCAGCGGCTGGGAAGAAAAGTCTTTCGCTGGCAACACCCGCTATCAAATCGCAGACACGACCAAAGGGAAGGTGTTGCGTGCTAGTAGCCAAGGCAGCGCATCGGGACTATTCAAGAAGGTCACTATCGACTTAACGAAAACACCATACCTGTATTGGTCGTGGCAGATAGACAACATATTTAGCGGCAATAATGAGCAAACCAAGAACGGTGACGATTACCCAGCACGGGTCTATATCGTCGTCTCTGGCGGGCTGTTTTTCTGGCGCACGCGAGCAATAAATTATGTCTGGTCCAGCAATCAAACAGTGGGAACAAGCTGGCCCAATGCTTTTACTGACAACGCACTGATGCTCGCCGTGCGCTCGGGAAAAGATGACGATGTAGGCCGCTGGGTGCAAGAACGCCGTAATGTGCGTGAGGATCTACGCCGCCTTCTTGGCAAAGAGGTCACCCAGATCGATGCTGTGGCAGTAATGACCGATAGCGACAATACTCAACAAAGTGTCTCGGCGGCCTACGGTGATATTTATTTCTCCAGCGAATAA
- a CDS encoding peptidylprolyl isomerase, which yields MNQLKKLALLVSWVGISCFFSAAGVSAKESAIDAKAIPLNHIIAVVNSEVITSVELETQMKAMKQQLSQQKVQAPPDNILRKQLLEQLIMTQLQLQLAKETGIRVDDDQLNSTISNIALQNNLSLTAFRDVLEEDGFKFEKFREDIRNEIIITRLRQRQIESQVNVTEQEVNDYLASAGAQGDSGNEYHLGHILVATSEAASPEEVKEAQLKAEQILQKLKGGADFKEVAVASSDGQRALEGGDLGWREGGQLPTLFSDIVTKMKKGDVSSVVRSPSGFHIIKLIDQRNEQQHSVTQTKAQHILISTSEIETEKSAIKRLDELRERILFGDDFAELARSNSDDKGSASDGGGLGWTSPGEMVPPFEQAMDSLRPGEVSEPFQTRFGWHIVQVLDRRAHNNTEEFKRSQARRLLQQRKAEEEYQTWLRRLRDEAYVELR from the coding sequence ATGAATCAATTAAAAAAATTAGCTTTGTTAGTGAGTTGGGTTGGAATTTCCTGTTTTTTTTCGGCTGCCGGAGTTTCTGCCAAAGAGTCTGCTATTGATGCAAAGGCCATCCCGCTGAATCATATTATTGCTGTGGTGAACAGTGAAGTGATTACGTCTGTTGAACTGGAAACCCAGATGAAAGCGATGAAGCAGCAGCTTTCTCAGCAAAAAGTACAAGCACCACCAGACAATATACTGCGTAAACAGTTACTGGAACAACTGATCATGACGCAGCTTCAGCTTCAGTTAGCAAAAGAGACCGGAATTCGAGTGGATGATGATCAACTGAATAGTACGATCAGCAATATTGCCTTACAAAACAATCTCTCTTTAACGGCATTTCGTGATGTGCTGGAAGAGGACGGTTTCAAGTTTGAAAAATTTCGAGAAGATATTCGCAATGAAATTATCATAACTCGTCTACGCCAGCGTCAAATTGAGAGCCAGGTCAATGTCACCGAGCAAGAAGTGAATGATTACCTTGCCAGCGCTGGGGCACAGGGTGATTCAGGAAATGAGTATCATCTGGGGCATATTCTGGTTGCTACAAGCGAAGCGGCCTCACCAGAAGAGGTTAAAGAAGCACAGCTTAAAGCAGAACAAATTCTGCAAAAGTTAAAGGGAGGGGCTGACTTCAAAGAAGTTGCCGTGGCTTCTTCTGATGGCCAGCGTGCACTGGAAGGGGGTGATTTAGGTTGGCGAGAAGGGGGGCAACTTCCAACACTGTTTTCAGATATTGTGACTAAAATGAAAAAAGGTGATGTAAGCTCTGTCGTGCGCAGTCCCAGTGGATTTCACATTATCAAACTGATAGATCAACGCAATGAACAGCAGCACTCGGTGACCCAAACAAAAGCTCAGCATATTTTGATCAGCACTTCTGAGATTGAAACAGAAAAGAGTGCTATTAAGCGCCTTGATGAATTACGAGAACGCATTTTATTTGGTGATGATTTTGCTGAATTAGCGCGCTCCAATTCTGACGATAAAGGCTCTGCATCTGATGGCGGTGGATTGGGGTGGACGAGTCCAGGTGAGATGGTGCCGCCATTTGAACAAGCGATGGACTCTTTGAGGCCCGGCGAAGTGAGCGAACCTTTTCAAACCCGCTTTGGCTGGCATATTGTACAAGTGTTAGATCGACGAGCTCATAATAATACCGAAGAGTTTAAACGCTCTCAGGCTCGGCGTTTGTTACAACAGCGTAAAGCGGAAGAAGAGTATCAAACCTGGTTGCGTCGTTTGCGGGATGAAGCGTATGTTGAGTTGCGGTAG
- the lptD gene encoding LPS assembly protein LptD, with protein sequence MKKARYHGRLRQWLSLFFMLALPHSSFAELMGLDSIDLTPSQQCPPWSNVHQPTVEWKGDEALAPLYLTADRVTMADHGNYVLDGDVVIQQAGQTLRTESATYQQNTSQVFAEGDVGFQDGAFSLTSRDAVFSLNQKQGEFNQAEFFMTDINGRGLAETIAVDSPELIRLKTARYTSCRPGNDDWYLSSPEIKLDKKNAIGSARRVVLTFKQVPFFYFPYLSFPIDDQRKSGLLSPRITNSSRSGFQISVPYYWNIAPQYDATLTPVYMAKRGLQLKNELRYLSRFGGGSLQADFLPKDKIYGGSRALYNYKHDGSIAKNWNLVVRFNQVSDTDYLEDLGGSLASSSARYVERRLDLSYGGNMGRFKIRLQNHQVVDKNLADSSRPYRRLPQLIYDLPQQKFGPIKFNFQSELVRFERAESINATRFDLQPKISGLFGRQAGFFKPQLTLRHTAYALGGAVVDEAEKQPVRTVPIVSLDSGLFFERDTAWGKKPLLHTLEPRFFYLNVPFRSQSELPVFDTAVPSFNFLQLFQTNRFSGSDRIGDANQLTVALTSRLLDANNGQEYFQARIGQIQYFRDRFVQLSGVSMETVSQSDTIGEIKFRLNNHWNGKTELHWEPETDSLYKKTVRLQYKPSQRHVLNFGYRFENKRQKQIDLSFFWQFSSKWSAVGRWNYSQYESRLLESLAGLEYSSCCWAVRVLSQRFLVDSLKDEYDESISLQLELKGLSAIGQDIRQILERGILGYDE encoded by the coding sequence GTGAAAAAAGCCCGTTATCACGGTCGGTTACGTCAGTGGCTGAGTCTATTTTTCATGCTGGCTTTACCGCACTCATCGTTTGCAGAATTGATGGGGTTAGATTCGATTGACTTGACGCCTTCACAGCAATGTCCGCCATGGTCTAACGTGCATCAACCGACCGTAGAGTGGAAAGGTGATGAAGCATTGGCACCTCTTTATTTGACGGCTGACCGTGTGACGATGGCCGATCATGGTAATTATGTTCTTGATGGCGACGTGGTAATTCAGCAAGCGGGTCAGACACTCCGCACTGAATCTGCAACATACCAACAAAATACATCACAAGTGTTCGCTGAAGGTGACGTTGGTTTTCAGGATGGCGCTTTTTCGTTAACGAGTCGTGATGCGGTATTTTCACTGAACCAAAAACAGGGTGAATTCAACCAGGCTGAATTTTTCATGACAGATATTAATGGTCGGGGTCTGGCTGAAACCATTGCAGTTGATAGCCCTGAGTTGATTCGTCTGAAAACAGCACGCTATACATCATGTCGCCCCGGTAATGATGATTGGTACTTGAGTTCACCCGAAATAAAATTGGATAAAAAAAATGCAATAGGCAGCGCACGTCGTGTGGTACTAACTTTTAAGCAGGTTCCTTTTTTTTACTTTCCATATCTTTCATTTCCAATTGATGACCAACGTAAGTCGGGCTTGTTATCGCCTCGAATTACTAACTCAAGCCGATCCGGTTTTCAAATCAGTGTGCCTTACTACTGGAATATTGCACCGCAGTACGATGCGACTTTAACGCCGGTTTATATGGCAAAGCGTGGTTTGCAATTAAAGAATGAGCTGCGTTATTTAAGCCGTTTTGGTGGAGGGTCACTTCAAGCTGACTTTTTACCGAAAGACAAAATTTATGGTGGGAGTCGAGCGCTTTATAACTATAAACATGATGGTTCAATCGCTAAAAACTGGAATTTGGTGGTACGATTCAATCAAGTTTCTGATACAGATTACCTAGAAGATCTGGGCGGTAGCCTTGCCAGCTCCAGTGCGCGCTATGTGGAGCGCCGTCTGGATTTGAGTTACGGCGGCAATATGGGACGTTTTAAAATACGATTGCAAAATCATCAGGTTGTCGATAAAAATTTGGCGGATTCATCACGCCCTTATCGGCGTTTGCCACAGCTTATCTATGATCTGCCACAGCAAAAATTTGGACCTATAAAATTCAATTTTCAAAGTGAATTGGTGCGTTTTGAGCGTGCAGAAAGCATCAATGCAACACGTTTTGATTTACAGCCCAAAATAAGTGGATTATTCGGCAGGCAAGCGGGATTTTTTAAACCTCAATTGACACTGCGTCATACGGCCTATGCTCTTGGTGGCGCAGTGGTCGATGAGGCTGAAAAGCAACCTGTGCGTACTGTGCCGATTGTGAGTTTAGATAGCGGCCTATTTTTTGAGCGGGATACAGCATGGGGCAAAAAGCCGTTACTGCATACGCTGGAACCCCGCTTTTTTTATCTTAATGTACCTTTCAGGAGCCAGTCTGAATTACCTGTTTTTGATACGGCCGTACCCAGTTTTAATTTTTTACAGCTGTTTCAAACAAACCGTTTCAGCGGCTCTGATCGAATTGGTGATGCGAATCAACTGACGGTCGCATTAACTTCACGTCTGCTGGATGCTAATAACGGACAGGAATATTTTCAGGCGCGAATTGGTCAGATACAGTACTTTCGTGATCGCTTCGTTCAATTGTCTGGAGTGAGCATGGAAACGGTGAGTCAATCGGATACTATAGGCGAGATTAAATTTCGTTTGAATAATCACTGGAATGGAAAAACAGAGCTGCACTGGGAGCCAGAAACAGACAGTCTCTATAAAAAAACGGTGCGGCTGCAATACAAGCCAAGTCAACGTCATGTGTTAAATTTTGGTTACCGTTTTGAAAACAAACGACAAAAACAGATCGACCTCTCTTTTTTCTGGCAGTTCTCTTCAAAATGGAGTGCTGTGGGGCGTTGGAACTATTCACAATACGAGAGTCGATTGCTGGAGTCATTGGCAGGGTTAGAATATAGCAGCTGTTGTTGGGCTGTACGCGTATTATCACAACGCTTTCTGGTGGATAGTCTCAAGGATGAATACGATGAGTCCATTTCACTGCAACTGGAACTGAAAGGCTTGTCTGCGATCGGACAAGATATCCGCCAGATTCTGGAGCGTGGTATTCTTGGCTATGATGAATAA